From the genome of Agromyces intestinalis:
TCGCCCGGCACGGCCGACGGGCGGCGACCGAACACGACCGGAGGGCGCACCTCGCCGCCGTCGGGAAGGCGCACGATCCAGTCGGTGAGCGCCTCGCCCGAGGCATCCGGCCCGATCGCGGCTGCGACCACCTCGGCGACCGCAGCGGGCATCGGCAGCTCGATCGGCCGGGTCGCCGGGTCGCGCCGCGTCGGCGCGGGACGCCGTACCTGCGCCATCGCGATCTCGGACGTGCGCACCACGCCGCGATGCATCGGAAGCCGCGCGCCCGCCCGGGCCGAAGCGCCGATCGCGAGCCGCAGCGCGTCGATGCCCGACGCCTCGCCGAGCACCCATGCCCCGCCCTCCGGCCCCGAGAACCGGGTCGACGCCACACCGTCCATCGCCACGTCGACCGCGCCGCGGACCGCGACGTGCACCCGACGCGCCTGTTCGTCGGCGACCTCGACGATGCCGCAGTCGCGCGGACCGCCCTCGAGGGCGAGCAGGTCGAGCACATCGGCGAGCTCTGCGTCTTCGCCCTCGAGCAGCGCGTACAGCTCGCCCGCGAACTCGGCGCCGCTGTCTCGGCCGAGCAGGGTGACGAAGCGCTCGGTCACGATCGCGAACCCGGGCGCGGAGCCGTCGGGCGCGGGGGCGTACTCGAACACATCTCGACTGTACCCGAGCGGGGTCAGCTCGCGACGGCGACGAGCGCGAGACGCCGCTCGTAGACGAAGTCGTTCTCCCAGCGGTCGCCGACGAGGAACCGCTTCACGCCCACCCGCTCGAACCCGTGCTTGCGGTAGAACCGCTGGGCGCGCTCGTTCTCTTGGTTGACGCCGAGCCAGACGCCCGCGGGGCGCTCGGCGAGGTCGGCGAGCGCAGCCAGCGACGCGGTCATGAGCTCGGATGCCGCGCCCGACCCGTGCGCACGGGGCAGCGTGTAGCACTTGGACAGCTCGACCGTCGGTCGCAGGCTGATCGCCGCGGCGACGTCGCGGTCGCGCGGCTCGCCGAAGATGAGCATGGTGTACCCGAGCGCGCCGTCGGCGTCCTCGGCGATGAACAGCAGTCGCGCGGGGTCGGCGAGGTAGTCGGCGAACCGCTCACGGGTCAAATGGGCGGCGATGAAGGCCTGCTTCGCAGCATCCGTCGTCGACGGCGGGCAGGCCAGCGGAAAGGTGATGGCCGCGACCGCGGCGAGCGCGTCCGCATCGTGGGGCGTCGCCCGACGCACCTGGACTCCGGTCATCCCGTCAGCCTAATCCTGTCGTGCGGGCGGTCTGCCGTGCTCCGACGCAGACGGATGCCTCGCCCGGGGTCGGCCCGGGCGAGGCATCCGCCGTGATCGACCTCAGAGGAACCTGGCGTACGCCCCCAGCGTCAGGAACGTCGGGAACTCGGGCTCGAGCGCGACCGAGCGGAACACCTGGATCGCGTCGTCGAATCGGTCGCCGTCGAACCGCGGCAGCGCGCGCACCGCCTCGCCCATCGCCCCCACGATGAACGTCTGGTCGATGCGGACGCCCTCGGCCGTCACCGTGTTCTCGTGCAGCCACTGCCAGATCTGCGAGCGCGAGATCTCCGCGGTCGCGGCATCCTCCATGAGGTTGTCGATGGCGGCGGCCCCCACGCCGCGCAGCCACGACTCGAGGTAGCGGATCGCGATCGAGATGTTGTCGACGACGCCCGCCTCGGTGACCTGACCGCCCGCGGACGGGATGTCGAGCAGGTCGGCGGCCGTCACGCTCACGTCGTCGCGCAGGCGGTCGACCTGGTTCGGCCGATCGCCGAGCACTGCGTCGAATTCGGCGCGCGCCGTCGCGATCAGATCGGGGTGCGCCACCCACGTGCCGTCGAAGCCGTCGGATGCCTCGCGGCGTTTGTCGGCCGAGACGGCCTGCAGGGCGCGCTCGGTGACCTCGGAGTCGCGGCGGTTCGGGATGAACGCGCTCATGCCGCCGATCGCGTGCGCACCCCGCTTGTGGCAGGTCGCGACGAGCAGTTCGGTGTAGGCGCGCATGAACGGCACCGTCATCGTGATCTGCTTGCGGTCGGGCAGCGTCCAGCGCCGGCCCCGGCTGCGGAACGTCTTCACGATCGAGAAGATGTAGTCCCAGCGGCCGGCGTTCAGGCCAGCGCAGTGGTCGCGCAGCTCGAAGAGGATCTCCTCCATCTCGAACGCGGCCTGGATCGTCTCGATGAGCACGGTCGCGCGGATCGTGCCGTGCGGGATGCCGAGCCGATCCTGCGCGTAGACGAAGATGTCGTTCCACAGCTTCGCCTCGCGGTGCGACTCGAGCTTCGGCAGGTAGAAGTAGGGCCCCCGGCCGAGCTCGATGAGCTTCTTCGCGTTGTGGAAGAAGTACAGCCCGAAGTCGACCAACGACCCCGACGCCTGCATGTCGCGGCCGGCGCGGTCGTGGAAGCGGATGTGCTTCTCGGTGAGGTGCCATCCGCGCGGACGCATCACGATCGTGGGCGTCTCGCGGATGTCGCGGGCCACGCGGTACTGCTTGCCCTCGGGGCTCGTGTACTCGAGGTCGCCGCGCAGCGCGTCGAACAGGCTGAGCTGCCCCTCGATCACGTTCCGCCAG
Proteins encoded in this window:
- a CDS encoding FHA domain-containing protein — its product is MFEYAPAPDGSAPGFAIVTERFVTLLGRDSGAEFAGELYALLEGEDAELADVLDLLALEGGPRDCGIVEVADEQARRVHVAVRGAVDVAMDGVASTRFSGPEGGAWVLGEASGIDALRLAIGASARAGARLPMHRGVVRTSEIAMAQVRRPAPTRRDPATRPIELPMPAAVAEVVAAAIGPDASGEALTDWIVRLPDGGEVRPPVVFGRRPSAVPGESGVHVVTPSPRREISGRHLQVLVVDGVPVAIDLASTNGTLVRAPGRAPHLLIHNAQVALSPGDILDLGESYLVTVGEAGATRSEEQFGSVSPG
- a CDS encoding GNAT family N-acetyltransferase encodes the protein MTGVQVRRATPHDADALAAVAAITFPLACPPSTTDAAKQAFIAAHLTRERFADYLADPARLLFIAEDADGALGYTMLIFGEPRDRDVAAAISLRPTVELSKCYTLPRAHGSGAASELMTASLAALADLAERPAGVWLGVNQENERAQRFYRKHGFERVGVKRFLVGDRWENDFVYERRLALVAVAS
- the aceB gene encoding malate synthase A: MNTLTIERTDAPPQAARRSPRTGAPTTGSFATVAPRIEVTGAAGERYDEILTPGALEFLAELHDRFAHTRHDLLAARLQNRVDAANGRDPKFLPETEQIRRDPSWRVAGPGPGLEDRRVEITGPTDRKMAINALNSDAKVWLADQEDATSPTWRNVIEGQLSLFDALRGDLEYTSPEGKQYRVARDIRETPTIVMRPRGWHLTEKHIRFHDRAGRDMQASGSLVDFGLYFFHNAKKLIELGRGPYFYLPKLESHREAKLWNDIFVYAQDRLGIPHGTIRATVLIETIQAAFEMEEILFELRDHCAGLNAGRWDYIFSIVKTFRSRGRRWTLPDRKQITMTVPFMRAYTELLVATCHKRGAHAIGGMSAFIPNRRDSEVTERALQAVSADKRREASDGFDGTWVAHPDLIATARAEFDAVLGDRPNQVDRLRDDVSVTAADLLDIPSAGGQVTEAGVVDNISIAIRYLESWLRGVGAAAIDNLMEDAATAEISRSQIWQWLHENTVTAEGVRIDQTFIVGAMGEAVRALPRFDGDRFDDAIQVFRSVALEPEFPTFLTLGAYARFL